The Astatotilapia calliptera unplaced genomic scaffold, fAstCal1.2 U_scaffold_23, whole genome shotgun sequence genome includes a window with the following:
- the LOC113017857 gene encoding uncharacterized protein LOC113017857 isoform X2, with protein MSKELRCRLIRNTMTSMIAILRAKGDGESHRYPSKPEITAMAKRIVQYYPMLQDQGIKNTWVTVYTQLNKRLQNVRSPQKATPDGRHSKSSAKRRRLDQPSDVEEMDSSDSTIILDLSTEGRSSPESASKTSELEGKRKAQNLLEEEPSTLPSPNTNKPADINSPDTHCPATLAKHYKTLQTLFKRKNPNQQDVSQLLDLEFSARRAFIDSNTIREEDRHKKVLEAYPCFKDIGHVMEELHRILDKENANFINELKGRWQDFCQKVQFFGVWKKTLKPPMGMDKAEQALEILHVLPSLFPSTSAPPKRARDASEALVHVLEDQEDPNTYLMKRPLSCPVLIVSPSNCILAVGDVPITTFPKDLVTEGALYLMAYYYTLHLTYPKCVATLLSVIQTEVLLDKIHERDLTSSYKKAEWTAFIGQ; from the exons ATGTCAAAGGAGCTCAGATGTCGGCTCATCCGAAACACCATGACTAGTATGATTGCAATCCTGAGGGCAAAAGGGGATGGAGAATCGCATAGATACCCATCAAAACCAGAAATTACAGCAATGGCAAAGAGAATAGTGCAGTACTACCCTATGCTACAGGACCAAGGCATCAAGAATACATGG GTTACTGTGTACACACAGCTAAACAAAAGACTGCAAAATGTGAGATCCCCACAAAAAGCCACTCCAGATGGGAGACATTCAAAGAG CTCTGCCAAGAGGCGACGTCTTGATCAGCCAAGTGACGTAGAAGAAATGGATTCAAGTGACTCAACAATCATTCTGGATCTGTCCACAGAAGGGAGGAGCAGCCCAGAGTCGGCCAGTAAAACAAGTGAGTTAGAAG GAAAAAGGAAAGCACAAAACCTACTTGAAGAAGAACCCTCTACCCTGCCAAGTCCTAATA caaacaagcctgcagataTCAACAGTCCAGACACCCACTGTCCAGCAACCTTGGCCAAACACTACAAGACCCTACAAactttgtttaaaagaaaaaacccaaaccagCAGGATGTCTCTCAGCTCCTGGATTTGGAATTTTCAGCCAGAAGAGCATTCATTGATTCAAATACTATTCGCGAGGAGGACAGACACAAAAAGGTTCTGGAAGCATATCCTTGCTTCAAGGACATTGGACAT GTGATGGAGGAGCTTCATCGCATTTTGGATAAAGAAAATGCCAACTTCATCAATGAACTGAAGGGAAGATGGCAAGATTTCTGCCAGAAGGTGCAGTTTTTTGGTGTATGGAAAAAGACGCTGAAGCCCCCAATGGGAATGGATAAAG CTGAACAGGCTCTTGAGATCCTACATGTGCTGCCATCACTCTTCCCATCCACCTCTGCTCCTCCAAAGAGGGCACGGGATGCGAGTGAGGCTCTGGTGCATGTCCTTGAG GACCAAGAAGACCCTAATACCTATCTGATGAAACGTCCTCTCTCCTGCCCAGTCCTGATTGTGAGTCCATCCAACTGCATCCTAGCGGTAGGAGATGTGCCAATAACCACATTTCCAAAAGACTTGGTTACCGAGGGTGCTTTATACCTTATGGCCTACTATTACACCCTTCACCTTACATACCCAAAGTGTGTAGCCACTCTGCTTTCCGTCATACAGACGGAGGTTCTCTTGGACAAAATCCATGAGAGAGATCTCACATCATCTTACAAGAAGGCTGAGTGGACTGCTTTTATTGGCCAGTAA
- the LOC113017857 gene encoding uncharacterized protein LOC113017857 isoform X1: protein MSKELRCRLIRNTMTSMIAILRAKGDGESHRYPSKPEITAMAKRIVQYYPMLQDQGIKNTWVTVYTQLNKRLQNVRSPQKATPDGRHSKSSAKRRRLDQPSDVEEMDSSDSTIILDLSTEGRSSPESASKTRKRKAQNLLEEEPSTLPSPNTNKPADINSPDTHCPATLAKHYKTLQTLFKRKNPNQQDVSQLLDLEFSARRAFIDSNTIREEDRHKKVLEAYPCFKDIGHVMEELHRILDKENANFINELKGRWQDFCQKVQFFGVWKKTLKPPMGMDKAEQALEILHVLPSLFPSTSAPPKRARDASEALVHVLEDQEDPNTYLMKRPLSCPVLIVSPSNCILAVGDVPITTFPKDLVTEGALYLMAYYYTLHLTYPKCVATLLSVIQTEVLLDKIHERDLTSSYKKAEWTAFIGQ from the exons ATGTCAAAGGAGCTCAGATGTCGGCTCATCCGAAACACCATGACTAGTATGATTGCAATCCTGAGGGCAAAAGGGGATGGAGAATCGCATAGATACCCATCAAAACCAGAAATTACAGCAATGGCAAAGAGAATAGTGCAGTACTACCCTATGCTACAGGACCAAGGCATCAAGAATACATGG GTTACTGTGTACACACAGCTAAACAAAAGACTGCAAAATGTGAGATCCCCACAAAAAGCCACTCCAGATGGGAGACATTCAAAGAG CTCTGCCAAGAGGCGACGTCTTGATCAGCCAAGTGACGTAGAAGAAATGGATTCAAGTGACTCAACAATCATTCTGGATCTGTCCACAGAAGGGAGGAGCAGCCCAGAGTCGGCCAGTAAAACAA GAAAAAGGAAAGCACAAAACCTACTTGAAGAAGAACCCTCTACCCTGCCAAGTCCTAATA caaacaagcctgcagataTCAACAGTCCAGACACCCACTGTCCAGCAACCTTGGCCAAACACTACAAGACCCTACAAactttgtttaaaagaaaaaacccaaaccagCAGGATGTCTCTCAGCTCCTGGATTTGGAATTTTCAGCCAGAAGAGCATTCATTGATTCAAATACTATTCGCGAGGAGGACAGACACAAAAAGGTTCTGGAAGCATATCCTTGCTTCAAGGACATTGGACAT GTGATGGAGGAGCTTCATCGCATTTTGGATAAAGAAAATGCCAACTTCATCAATGAACTGAAGGGAAGATGGCAAGATTTCTGCCAGAAGGTGCAGTTTTTTGGTGTATGGAAAAAGACGCTGAAGCCCCCAATGGGAATGGATAAAG CTGAACAGGCTCTTGAGATCCTACATGTGCTGCCATCACTCTTCCCATCCACCTCTGCTCCTCCAAAGAGGGCACGGGATGCGAGTGAGGCTCTGGTGCATGTCCTTGAG GACCAAGAAGACCCTAATACCTATCTGATGAAACGTCCTCTCTCCTGCCCAGTCCTGATTGTGAGTCCATCCAACTGCATCCTAGCGGTAGGAGATGTGCCAATAACCACATTTCCAAAAGACTTGGTTACCGAGGGTGCTTTATACCTTATGGCCTACTATTACACCCTTCACCTTACATACCCAAAGTGTGTAGCCACTCTGCTTTCCGTCATACAGACGGAGGTTCTCTTGGACAAAATCCATGAGAGAGATCTCACATCATCTTACAAGAAGGCTGAGTGGACTGCTTTTATTGGCCAGTAA